The sequence below is a genomic window from Lolium perenne isolate Kyuss_39 chromosome 4, Kyuss_2.0, whole genome shotgun sequence.
CGTAGTGAACATGAGATGGTGCAATGGCCCCGCGGCAACCTAGCCTTGCTTCAGGTATATTTCTTCTCACCACGTCCATTCTcttaaaaaaaatccaacaatgtATAAAGGTGTTTAACTGTTGTGCCAACATATGCAGTATATTTACTATGAAAAAGTGCACCCAACTGGTTCACAATTGACGTCATCAAAGCCGTTGATGAGGAACTGGACAGAAGAAGAGGCGAGAAAGAGAGACAACATTGAATACAAAGATGGACGAGGAACAGGCTTGGTAAGTTTTCTCTTACTCATGTACTATTatcttcatcatttcatgtggacTTACATCATCACTTCATGTGCATTCCTTCTAGATTGACGACGACATATCTGCTAACCACAGAAGGGAGGTGATCCACACACCTGACGTTCCACCAAGATCAAAGAGGAAGCAAAGTAAAAGAGCTAAAGCTTCAGGTTCTAGCATGAAAACGCCAGGTTCAGTGGATGATTCAAGAATGGAGGTCATGGTTGAGCAGATTCTGATTAAACTGACCAATCACATAGACACATCAATAAGCAAACATATGGAAAAATTTGCAGACGTATCTTCTCAGGTGACATGGACTATTTTTTGTATGCTTCTATCAGCTGAAATGCATCTCTACACATCATGACATTAATTACCTTCTGAATTTTGCTCTGCAGAAAGTCCTAAAAATGCTTAACGCGAAAGGAGTTGCGTACAGGGCAGGCAAGGCTGACATGTCTGATGACGAAgatcaggaggaggaagacaaaAAAGAAGGAGCGGCCTCCACACCTAGCCATGGCGGCCTTCCGCCTAAAGATTTCATGGACGTTGACGACATCAAGTCAGACGGCACTGCATCATTTTTGAATTCAGTTAAGGATCAGCATGACGATGAATTGGAAGATGCAAGTAAGAAGAGTGAGCCGATGGATGATTCGAACTTCGTGACACCCACCGACAAGAAGAAGACTGCTAATGCTGGGTACACGACACCAGCGCCTAAGCACGGAGACACCCCTGAAGTACCCATAATCATCGACGACAAGGCTACACCTGAATCGTCCTACTCGGCACCTATTGATTTAACTCTTCCAGATGCATCAGAAGAATTTGATAGCTTGAACACGATCTGCCGTAAAGCGATAGATAgtgggaagaaggaggagaaaaaaGATGATGTATGTGGCAAAAAGGAGGAGAAAAAGGAACATGTCTCTAGGAAGCGCAAACGCAAACCTCCTCGCAAATTAAGTTCCCCAAGCATTGTGATGACCGAGAAATGTCCTAAACGGTTTCCACGCGCAGTCAGAAAAGGTATATTTTCTGAAATATTTTGCACTATATCAAGGAATCATGTTCACATAATTAACTATATATGGTTGTTGTCGATAGGTCCTGATGCTTTGTTCAACAACGAATATGCCACGGACGGATCAAATCCGCTGACACCGGAGATAATTGACGCGGCTGCCGAGTATATTCGGATAATATGCAAAActacaaaaaaaaaccaaagaagtAAGACTGTGTACGAGAATGCAGACGGGGCTGTGGCGAGGGCTGAATTTCTTAAACCTATCCTTGACCGTGGATGGCTGTGCGGCACTGTAAGTCCAACAACCAATGTCATCCTTCTATTTCTCCTAGGCTTGAATATATATGTGCTCTGGAGTGATCACCTGTTTGAATTATATGCAGGTCATTGAGTGTTACTTGGCTGATCTGACATTAAAATTGAAGGATAGGAGAATATGCCCTGCATGGAGGGCAAATTCTATAGTCGAAAATCGACCGAGAAGGCAGCGATGGAAAAAGAGAAACCTTGACGCGACGGATATTGCAGAAATGTCAAGTTGCTACGAAAGATGCGAGCTGGAATATTTTGGCACTAACAAGGTAATGATTGCTTGTACATTATTAAGTGAGAGGTTTCAAAATTAACTATTAATGCTTTAATTATTAACTATGTATTTTTGGTAGGCTTATTTCTCGGTTAACATTGCCAAATGCCACTGGGTCACCGTCGTCATGCACAGTGACAAGAAGGAATTTCAGGTGCTAGACTCGTTATGGGGCCTTGAGCAGAGCAAGAAATTTGTGGAAGAGCTGGTATGACTTTTGATCACGGAATGTAAGACCACCTTGGTACTCAGTGCACTGTACTTATATTTTATGCTTCACAGAGAGAAGAAATCTTGAAGGACGTCGAGTTTGCGAACAATGAGATATCAACAAAGAAGTATCCAGACGTTTCGAAATGGGAAATTAAAAGATACCCAATACCTATGCAAAGTGATACGTGAGTCCACCGTTAATCTTACGCCATTACTATTGATGCCTATTGCAGATAGTTTACCTCTGATCTATATGCAGGAACTCATGTGGACTGTTCC
It includes:
- the LOC139830405 gene encoding uncharacterized protein, with the protein product MVQWPRGNLALLQYIYYEKVHPTGSQLTSSKPLMRNWTEEEARKRDNIEYKDGRGTGLIDDDISANHRREVIHTPDVPPRSKRKQSKRAKASGSSMKTPGSVDDSRMEVMVEQILIKLTNHIDTSISKHMEKFADVSSQKVLKMLNAKGVAYRAGKADMSDDEDQEEEDKKEGAASTPSHGGLPPKDFMDVDDIKSDGTASFLNSVKDQHDDELEDASKKSEPMDDSNFVTPTDKKKTANAGYTTPAPKHGDTPEVPIIIDDKATPESSYSAPIDLTLPDASEEFDSLNTICRKAIDSGKKEEKKDDVCGKKEEKKEHVSRKRKRKPPRKLSSPSIVMTEKCPKRFPRAVRKGPDALFNNEYATDGSNPLTPEIIDAAAEYIRIICKTTKKNQRSKTVYENADGAVARAEFLKPILDRGWLCGTVIECYLADLTLKLKDRRICPAWRANSIVENRPRRQRWKKRNLDATDIAEMSSCYERCELEYFGTNKAYFSVNIAKCHWVTVVMHSDKKEFQVLDSLWGLEQSKKFVEELREEILKDVEFANNEISTKKYPDVSKWEIKRYPIPMQSDTNSCGLFLLACMEHWDGDELTAKFSQETINKNRNMTAAKIIMAESNLLEKAKKDVLDIAAKARA